A portion of the Candidatus Pristimantibacillus lignocellulolyticus genome contains these proteins:
- the odhB gene encoding 2-oxoglutarate dehydrogenase complex dihydrolipoyllysine-residue succinyltransferase encodes MADIIVPELGESISEGTISKWFVKVGDTVNQGDVLLELETDKVNIEISAESSGAVNAIAKQDGEVVLVGEAIGTIGGASSAPTPVAPEPVVEVPTPAPVVTSAEPVAVNAGGVNASPAARKLAREQGVDLAQVQGKDAIGRIYPEDVRSHQVQPTAAQTSIAAPIAKPAPVAAAATAVSVDGKTVERKRMSRRRATIAKRLVEAQQTAAMLTTFNEIDMTAILDLRKRRKQSFFDKNDVNLGFMSFFTKAVVGALKAYPLLNAEIDGEDIVMKKYFDIGIAVAAKEGLVVPVVRDADRLSFAEIERNIGELAKKARANTLTLNELQGGSFTITNGGVFGSLLSTPILNTPQVGILGMHKIQLRPIAIDEERMENRPMMYLALSYDHRIVDGSEAVRFLVTIKELLEDPEQLLLQG; translated from the coding sequence ATGGCAGATATTATTGTACCAGAATTAGGAGAATCGATTTCTGAAGGAACGATCTCGAAATGGTTCGTCAAGGTTGGCGATACTGTTAATCAAGGTGACGTACTACTGGAGCTAGAAACGGATAAAGTTAATATCGAAATTAGTGCTGAAAGTAGCGGCGCAGTAAATGCAATTGCAAAGCAAGATGGTGAGGTTGTACTAGTAGGTGAAGCTATTGGAACGATTGGTGGAGCATCTAGTGCACCAACTCCAGTGGCACCTGAACCCGTTGTAGAGGTTCCAACACCTGCTCCAGTAGTAACGTCTGCTGAACCTGTTGCTGTAAATGCAGGAGGTGTTAATGCTTCTCCAGCTGCTCGTAAACTTGCTCGTGAACAAGGTGTTGATCTAGCACAAGTTCAAGGCAAGGATGCGATTGGTCGTATCTACCCTGAAGATGTTCGTTCGCATCAAGTTCAACCGACAGCTGCTCAAACTTCCATTGCAGCTCCTATTGCCAAACCAGCGCCAGTCGCTGCTGCTGCAACTGCTGTATCAGTAGATGGTAAAACAGTAGAACGTAAACGTATGTCTCGTCGTAGAGCTACGATTGCGAAGCGTCTAGTTGAAGCTCAACAAACAGCAGCAATGCTAACAACATTTAATGAAATTGATATGACTGCTATTCTTGATCTTCGTAAACGTCGTAAACAATCGTTCTTCGACAAAAATGATGTTAATCTTGGATTTATGTCATTCTTCACAAAAGCTGTTGTTGGTGCTTTAAAAGCATATCCATTGTTGAATGCTGAAATTGATGGCGAAGATATTGTGATGAAAAAGTATTTCGACATTGGTATAGCTGTAGCTGCCAAGGAAGGTTTAGTTGTTCCAGTTGTTCGTGACGCAGATCGTTTGAGCTTTGCAGAAATTGAACGTAACATTGGTGAGCTTGCTAAAAAAGCACGTGCTAACACATTGACGTTGAATGAATTGCAAGGTGGTAGCTTCACAATCACGAATGGTGGAGTATTCGGATCATTGCTATCTACACCTATCTTGAATACACCTCAAGTTGGTATACTAGGTATGCACAAAATTCAACTTCGTCCAATTGCGATTGATGAAGAACGTATGGAAAATCGTCCAATGATGTATCTTGCATTATCTTACGATCACCGTATTGTTGATGGTAGTGAAGCGGTTCGTTTCCTAGTTACAATTAAAGAACTTCTTGAAGATCCGGAGCAACTACTTCTTCAAGGATAG
- the ilvC gene encoding ketol-acid reductoisomerase — protein MAVTLYYEKDANFSILDGKTIAVIGYGSQGHAQAQNLRDSGAKVVIGLRPGKSADVAKKDGFEVLTVAEATKIADIVQILLPDETQARVYKEEIEPNLKEGAAIMFSHGFNVHYAQIKPSADKDVFLVAPKSPGHMVRRTYEEGFGVPGLIAIHQDATGNAKELGLAYAKGIGCTRAGVIETTFKEETETDLFGEQAVLCGGASELVKAGFETLVEAGYAPEMAYFECLHELKLIVDLMYEGGLATMRDSISNTAEYGDYVSGPRVVTSETKKAMKAVLEDIQSGRFARDFILENQSGFAMMNATRRNESEHQLETTGKELRKLMHWIKK, from the coding sequence ATGGCAGTTACATTGTACTATGAAAAAGATGCAAACTTTAGTATTTTAGATGGAAAAACAATCGCGGTTATCGGTTACGGTAGCCAAGGTCATGCACAAGCACAAAACCTTCGTGATAGCGGTGCGAAAGTTGTTATCGGTCTTCGTCCTGGTAAATCAGCTGACGTTGCTAAAAAAGATGGTTTTGAGGTACTTACAGTAGCAGAAGCTACTAAAATTGCTGATATCGTTCAAATTCTTCTTCCAGATGAGACTCAAGCTCGTGTATACAAAGAAGAAATCGAACCAAACCTTAAAGAGGGCGCTGCAATTATGTTCTCTCACGGTTTCAACGTTCACTACGCACAAATCAAACCATCTGCAGACAAAGACGTATTCCTAGTTGCTCCAAAATCTCCAGGTCATATGGTTCGTCGTACGTATGAAGAAGGTTTTGGTGTTCCGGGTCTAATCGCTATTCACCAAGATGCTACTGGTAATGCGAAAGAACTTGGCCTTGCTTATGCTAAAGGTATCGGTTGTACTCGTGCAGGCGTTATCGAAACTACTTTCAAAGAAGAAACAGAAACTGACCTATTCGGTGAGCAAGCTGTTCTTTGTGGTGGTGCTTCTGAGCTAGTTAAAGCTGGTTTTGAAACTCTAGTTGAAGCTGGTTATGCTCCAGAAATGGCATACTTCGAGTGTCTACATGAGCTTAAATTAATCGTAGACTTGATGTATGAAGGTGGACTTGCTACTATGCGTGATTCCATCTCTAATACAGCTGAATACGGTGACTATGTAAGTGGTCCTCGCGTTGTTACTAGCGAAACTAAAAAAGCTATGAAAGCTGTTCTTGAAGATATTCAATCAGGTCGCTTCGCACGTGATTTCATCCTTGAAAACCAATCTGGTTTTGCAATGATGAACGCTACTCGTCGTAACGAGAGCGAGCACCAACTTGAAACAACTGGTAAAGAACTTCGTAAACTTATGCACTGGATTAAAAAATAA
- a CDS encoding 2-oxoglutarate dehydrogenase E1 component, with protein sequence MSIHDERNSSPWKSYYGPNYGYVQEQYELYLQDPNMVDPSVRELFVLWGEPPSDLVTPATQSSVTNSGVNASRASLVSNNIPLDSNLLQKVVAAHQLMLNIRRYGHLGADINPLDLSPKADTKLLEPKTFGLTKHDLEAIPAKLIWNNAPANISNGWDAILRLREIYARSAAYEFTHIHDEHERDWLFEKAESGSFPAPLSDREKEALLERLLQVEMFENFIHKTFVGQKRFSIEGLDMLVPVLDEIVRAVAHDGAQHILMGMAHRGRLNVLAHILGKPYERIFAEFHHSPNKALESAKNLNYGWTGDVKYHLGADRAVREGETVRANITLANNPSHLEFVNPVVEGYTRAAQEDRSKPGYPKQDLHAAVTICVHGDAAFIGEGIVAETLNFNNLDGYRNGGTLHIIANNRLGFTTNSQDSRSTHYASDLAKGFDLPIVHVNADDPEACLAAVRLACEYRLRYNKGFVIDLIGYRRYGHNEMDDPEGTQPLMYSKIRNHPTVSTIYANQLVDRNSMTKEQVAGLRTRTSDVLQNAYSTMKANEGQKKEKREKPEGFTVPEDVKTSVSMEQLREINLELLNRPESFTEYNKLQKILQRRAVGLNDGEKVDWAHAEALAFATILADGTPIRMSGQDVERGTFSHRHIVLNDNVNAKKFSPLHYIPQAKASFSIHNSPLSETAVLGFEYGYNVFSPETFVIWEAQYGDFANVAQVIFDQFIAAGRAKWSQKSGITILLPHGYEGQGPEHSSARLERFLQLSADNNWTVANLTSASQYFHLLRKQAAMLGSENVRPLVLIAPKSLIRNPRVAAHGIEFSEGSFKPVLPQFSLTEAKADRDKVKRIVFGTGKVMVDIEEAQSSASPADYDWLRIARIEQLFPFPESEVERIVKLYPKLEEIVWVQEEPKNMGSWLFIDPRLRAVAPKNVKVSYIGRPDRASTASGHQEVHVREQQAIISSTLNGQPFESNIVRG encoded by the coding sequence ATGAGCATCCATGATGAGCGCAATTCTTCGCCTTGGAAGAGTTACTATGGTCCTAACTATGGTTATGTGCAGGAGCAATATGAGCTTTATTTGCAAGACCCGAATATGGTCGATCCTTCCGTTCGTGAATTATTTGTGCTTTGGGGGGAACCACCAAGTGATCTCGTTACACCTGCAACGCAATCTTCTGTAACGAATTCTGGAGTTAATGCTTCAAGAGCTTCACTCGTAAGTAATAACATCCCGTTAGACAGCAATTTATTACAAAAAGTTGTAGCTGCACACCAATTGATGTTGAATATTCGTCGTTATGGACATCTAGGAGCAGATATTAATCCTCTTGATTTAAGTCCAAAAGCTGATACAAAGCTATTGGAACCGAAAACTTTTGGCTTAACTAAGCATGATCTTGAAGCAATTCCTGCTAAATTAATTTGGAATAATGCCCCTGCTAATATTTCGAATGGCTGGGACGCTATTCTACGTTTACGTGAAATCTATGCTCGTTCAGCTGCATATGAGTTCACTCATATTCATGATGAACATGAACGTGATTGGCTATTTGAAAAAGCTGAATCTGGATCTTTCCCTGCTCCGCTTTCTGATCGTGAGAAGGAAGCATTGTTAGAAAGATTACTGCAAGTTGAGATGTTTGAGAATTTCATCCACAAAACATTCGTTGGTCAAAAACGATTTTCAATCGAAGGCCTAGATATGCTAGTGCCTGTACTAGATGAAATTGTTAGAGCTGTGGCACATGATGGTGCACAGCATATTTTGATGGGGATGGCACATCGTGGACGTCTAAATGTATTAGCACACATCCTTGGAAAGCCGTATGAACGTATTTTTGCGGAATTCCATCATTCTCCCAATAAAGCACTTGAAAGCGCTAAAAACCTAAATTATGGGTGGACTGGTGATGTTAAGTATCATCTTGGAGCTGATCGTGCAGTACGTGAGGGTGAAACGGTACGAGCTAATATTACTCTAGCTAATAATCCATCACATTTAGAATTTGTTAATCCAGTGGTTGAAGGTTATACAAGAGCTGCTCAAGAGGATCGTTCAAAACCAGGCTATCCGAAGCAGGATCTTCATGCTGCAGTAACGATTTGCGTTCATGGTGACGCTGCGTTTATCGGCGAAGGCATTGTAGCTGAAACACTTAACTTTAATAATCTTGACGGTTATCGTAATGGTGGTACTTTGCACATTATCGCTAACAATCGTCTAGGGTTTACTACAAATAGTCAAGATTCTAGATCTACTCATTATGCAAGTGACTTAGCAAAAGGCTTCGATCTTCCGATTGTACACGTAAATGCGGATGATCCAGAGGCTTGCCTTGCTGCGGTTAGATTAGCTTGTGAGTACCGTCTACGTTATAACAAAGGATTTGTTATTGATTTGATTGGCTACCGCCGTTATGGTCACAACGAGATGGATGATCCAGAAGGAACACAACCATTAATGTACAGTAAGATCAGAAATCACCCTACGGTTAGCACGATTTATGCGAACCAGTTGGTGGATCGTAATTCCATGACGAAGGAACAGGTTGCTGGGTTACGTACTCGTACATCAGATGTGTTACAAAATGCCTATTCAACGATGAAAGCTAATGAAGGACAGAAGAAAGAAAAACGTGAAAAGCCAGAAGGCTTTACAGTTCCAGAAGATGTGAAAACATCAGTATCAATGGAGCAATTACGTGAAATCAATCTTGAATTACTTAACCGTCCTGAAAGCTTTACAGAATATAATAAATTACAGAAGATTTTACAACGTCGTGCTGTAGGTTTGAACGATGGGGAGAAAGTGGATTGGGCACATGCTGAAGCATTAGCATTTGCAACTATCCTTGCTGACGGAACGCCTATTCGTATGAGTGGTCAAGATGTCGAGCGTGGAACATTCTCACATCGTCATATCGTGTTGAATGATAATGTCAACGCTAAGAAATTCTCGCCATTACATTACATTCCACAAGCTAAGGCATCTTTCTCTATTCATAATAGTCCACTTTCAGAAACTGCAGTTCTAGGTTTCGAATATGGTTACAATGTATTCTCACCAGAAACTTTTGTCATCTGGGAAGCACAATATGGTGACTTTGCCAACGTTGCCCAAGTTATTTTTGATCAGTTTATTGCTGCTGGTCGTGCAAAATGGTCTCAAAAATCTGGAATTACTATTCTGCTCCCTCATGGATATGAAGGTCAAGGTCCAGAACATTCTAGTGCACGTCTTGAGCGATTCTTGCAATTATCTGCTGATAATAACTGGACAGTTGCGAATCTAACAAGTGCATCACAATACTTCCACTTATTGCGTAAACAGGCGGCAATGTTAGGTAGTGAAAATGTTCGTCCATTGGTGTTAATTGCTCCAAAAAGTCTAATTCGTAATCCACGTGTCGCTGCACATGGTATTGAGTTTAGCGAAGGATCGTTTAAGCCAGTATTGCCACAGTTCAGCTTAACTGAAGCAAAAGCTGATCGTGATAAAGTTAAACGTATTGTATTTGGAACAGGTAAAGTTATGGTTGATATTGAAGAGGCACAATCGTCAGCTTCTCCTGCGGATTATGATTGGTTAAGAATTGCTCGTATCGAGCAACTATTCCCATTCCCTGAATCTGAAGTTGAACGAATCGTGAAGCTTTATCCGAAATTAGAGGAAATTGTATGGGTTCAAGAAGAACCTAAAAATATGGGATCATGGTTATTCATAGATCCAAGATTACGTGCAGTTGCACCGAAAAATGTTAAAGTGAGTTACATCGGACGTCCTGATCGAGCTAGTACAGCAAGTGGACATCAAGAAGTCCATGTGAGAGAGCAACAAGCAATCATTTCATCTACTTTGAATGGGCAGCCATTTGAATCGAATATCGTAAGGGGGTAG
- the ilvN gene encoding acetolactate synthase small subunit, producing MKKHTVAVIVNDQPGVLQRVSGLFGRRGFNIESITVGASEEVGLSRMVIVSTGDDHTLEQIIKQLYKLIDVIKVIDLSANAMVSRELALIKVNAEPSARPEVLGVVDTFRASVVDIATNTLMVQVVGDTEKIDAMIELLKPYGIREVSRTGVTALNRGNVSKL from the coding sequence ATGAAGAAACATACTGTAGCTGTAATTGTTAACGATCAGCCAGGCGTTCTGCAACGTGTATCTGGACTGTTCGGTCGTCGTGGATTCAATATTGAAAGTATTACGGTTGGTGCCTCTGAAGAGGTGGGTTTGTCTCGTATGGTTATCGTTTCTACTGGCGATGACCATACGCTTGAACAAATTATTAAGCAACTGTATAAATTAATTGATGTAATTAAAGTAATCGATTTAAGTGCTAATGCCATGGTTTCTCGCGAATTAGCATTAATTAAAGTTAATGCTGAGCCATCAGCACGTCCAGAAGTTCTTGGCGTTGTTGATACATTCAGAGCATCTGTAGTAGATATCGCTACAAATACGTTAATGGTACAAGTTGTTGGCGATACTGAAAAAATCGATGCGATGATTGAATTGCTTAAACCATACGGTATTCGTGAGGTTTCGAGGACTGGGGTAACCGCCCTCAACCGTGGAAATGTGTCAAAGCTTTGA
- the ilvB gene encoding biosynthetic-type acetolactate synthase large subunit, whose amino-acid sequence MTTTNVTTKSREELIEKFSKPEVISGSEILLRSLLLEGVDCVFGYPGGAVLYIYDAMHGNPDFNHLLTRHEQGAIHAADGYARASGKVGVCIATSGPGATNLVTGIATAYMDSVPMVVITGNVISTLIGTDAFQEADITGITMPITKHSYLVRDVEDLPRVIHEAFHIANSGRKGPVLIDIPKDVSAAKTLFKPVNEVSIRGYNPTVSPNKLQVDKMIKAIKEAKRPIILAGGGVVYSGAHEQLLEFVLKTEIPITTTLLGLGGFPSGNDLWLGMPGMHGTYTANTSIQKADLLINIGARFDDRVTGKLSGFAPLAKIVHIDIDPAEIGKNVHADIPIVGDVKTVLEVANQTATRANLADEWRQEVLASKKQHPFQYKDSDTELKPQWVVELIHETTNGDAIVTTDVGQHQMWAAQYYKFNKPRSWVTSGGLGTMGFGFPSAIGAQMANPDRLVVSINGDGGMQMCAQELAICAINNIPVKVVILNNQVLGMVRQWQELIHENRFSHIDLAGSPDFVKLAEAYGVKGFRATNKEESRKVWEEAMNHPGPAVVEFVVRRDENVYPMVAQGSTIDQMIMGDAE is encoded by the coding sequence ATGACAACAACAAACGTTACAACGAAATCAAGAGAAGAGCTAATCGAAAAATTTTCTAAACCAGAGGTAATTTCAGGTTCTGAAATACTACTAAGAAGCTTATTACTTGAGGGAGTAGATTGTGTATTCGGATATCCAGGTGGCGCAGTTCTTTATATATATGATGCAATGCACGGAAATCCAGATTTCAACCATCTACTAACAAGACATGAACAAGGCGCTATCCATGCAGCTGATGGATATGCCCGTGCTAGTGGTAAAGTAGGCGTATGTATAGCGACCTCTGGACCAGGAGCAACAAATCTTGTAACAGGTATCGCAACAGCATATATGGATTCCGTACCAATGGTTGTAATTACAGGAAACGTTATTAGTACATTAATCGGTACAGACGCTTTCCAAGAGGCTGATATTACAGGAATTACAATGCCAATTACGAAGCACAGTTATTTGGTTCGTGATGTTGAAGATTTACCAAGAGTTATTCACGAAGCATTCCATATTGCTAATAGTGGTCGTAAAGGTCCAGTATTAATTGATATTCCTAAAGATGTATCTGCTGCGAAAACATTGTTTAAGCCGGTTAACGAAGTTAGTATTCGTGGCTACAATCCAACGGTATCACCGAATAAGCTGCAAGTTGATAAAATGATTAAAGCAATTAAAGAAGCAAAACGCCCGATCATTCTTGCTGGTGGCGGTGTAGTCTACTCTGGTGCTCATGAACAACTTCTTGAGTTCGTTCTGAAAACAGAAATTCCGATTACAACTACGCTACTAGGTCTTGGTGGGTTCCCAAGTGGTAACGATTTATGGCTTGGAATGCCAGGAATGCATGGTACTTACACTGCAAACACGTCAATACAAAAAGCGGATTTATTAATCAACATTGGTGCTCGTTTTGATGATCGTGTAACAGGTAAGCTAAGTGGTTTTGCTCCACTTGCAAAAATTGTTCATATCGATATCGACCCAGCTGAAATTGGTAAAAACGTGCATGCAGACATTCCAATCGTTGGTGATGTTAAAACTGTACTTGAAGTTGCAAACCAAACGGCAACTCGTGCTAATCTTGCAGATGAGTGGAGACAGGAAGTGCTTGCTTCTAAGAAGCAACATCCATTCCAATACAAAGATTCAGATACAGAACTTAAGCCTCAATGGGTTGTTGAATTAATTCATGAAACAACTAATGGTGATGCTATTGTAACAACTGACGTTGGTCAACATCAGATGTGGGCAGCTCAGTATTATAAATTCAATAAACCACGTTCATGGGTTACTTCGGGTGGTCTAGGAACAATGGGCTTTGGATTCCCATCTGCAATTGGTGCTCAAATGGCCAATCCTGATCGTCTAGTTGTATCAATCAACGGTGACGGCGGTATGCAGATGTGTGCTCAAGAATTAGCGATCTGTGCAATTAATAACATCCCAGTAAAAGTTGTTATTCTGAATAACCAAGTGTTGGGTATGGTTCGTCAATGGCAAGAGCTTATTCACGAAAACAGATTTAGTCATATTGACTTAGCTGGTAGTCCTGATTTTGTTAAACTTGCTGAAGCATATGGAGTTAAAGGCTTCCGTGCAACGAACAAAGAAGAATCTCGCAAAGTTTGGGAAGAGGCTATGAATCATCCTGGACCTGCGGTAGTAGAATTTGTTGTTCGTCGTGACGAGAACGTATATCCGATGGTTGCTCAAGGAAGCACAATCGATCAAATGATCATGGGGGATGCAGAATGA
- a CDS encoding leucyl aminopeptidase, producing the protein MTTYTYGNTSKPSEALLLLVNEQQLQQLKQGAPIVGNALDQHILSLFEKEQFRAKANQVAVIATLGLIDENYLLLAGYNEEDGINGLRELFASIAKQVKSLKLASLSLSLNNEQLASQLANQGTHQSVQAMIEGLQLALYERTITKKEAQKFYNLQTLNFVLNDTGLANTATYEAAVTEAEHMIQSVKLARDLTNMSGNELTPERLAFFAEELANELELDIEVLDEWSLAEEQMGALLGVGQGSVNPPRMIVIHYEGDPSSDEKWGLVGKGITFDTGGISLKPAANMEDMISDMGGAAAVLGAIRAIATMKLPVNVVVVVPTAENMPSDRALKPGDVITTMSGHTVEIINTDAEGRLVLADGMTTAIKRGATKLIDVATLTGAVLVALGTEATGAITNNEQLMQQVIAASAKSGERVWQLPAYAEYKKLIRSDIADLKNTGGRHGGTITGGLFVGHFAEEKPWVHLDIAGTAFLNSSRKWEPKGATGVMVRTLYQLISEKD; encoded by the coding sequence ATGACAACATATACATATGGTAATACGAGTAAACCATCGGAGGCGTTATTGCTTCTCGTTAATGAACAACAATTACAACAATTGAAACAAGGTGCGCCTATCGTAGGTAATGCACTTGATCAGCATATTTTATCATTGTTCGAGAAGGAACAATTCAGAGCTAAAGCGAATCAAGTGGCGGTTATTGCTACATTAGGTTTAATAGATGAGAACTATCTCTTGTTAGCAGGTTACAATGAAGAAGATGGAATTAATGGTTTGCGCGAGCTATTTGCGTCTATCGCTAAACAAGTGAAATCATTAAAACTTGCTTCATTATCGCTATCTTTGAATAATGAGCAATTAGCGTCACAACTTGCAAATCAAGGTACACATCAAAGTGTGCAGGCTATGATTGAAGGTTTACAATTAGCGTTATATGAGCGCACTATCACGAAAAAAGAAGCACAGAAATTTTATAATCTTCAAACTTTGAACTTTGTACTTAATGATACTGGGCTTGCTAATACTGCAACCTATGAAGCTGCAGTTACTGAAGCAGAACATATGATACAAAGTGTAAAACTTGCTCGTGACTTGACAAACATGTCAGGCAATGAACTGACACCAGAGCGTCTTGCTTTTTTTGCTGAAGAATTAGCTAATGAATTGGAATTAGACATCGAAGTGCTAGATGAGTGGTCATTGGCTGAAGAGCAAATGGGAGCGCTACTAGGTGTTGGTCAAGGTAGTGTTAATCCACCTAGAATGATCGTTATACATTATGAAGGTGATCCTTCTTCAGATGAAAAATGGGGTCTAGTTGGTAAAGGGATTACCTTTGATACAGGTGGAATTTCCTTAAAGCCAGCTGCTAACATGGAAGATATGATATCTGATATGGGCGGAGCAGCGGCGGTACTAGGTGCTATTCGTGCCATTGCAACGATGAAGTTACCAGTGAATGTGGTTGTTGTTGTACCTACTGCGGAAAATATGCCAAGTGATCGTGCCTTGAAACCTGGTGATGTGATCACGACGATGAGTGGACATACTGTAGAAATTATTAATACAGATGCAGAAGGCAGATTAGTATTGGCCGATGGTATGACTACAGCTATTAAGCGTGGAGCAACGAAATTAATTGATGTAGCTACGTTAACTGGAGCTGTGCTAGTTGCTCTTGGAACAGAAGCAACAGGTGCGATCACGAATAATGAGCAGCTAATGCAACAAGTAATAGCTGCTTCTGCCAAGAGCGGAGAACGAGTTTGGCAGCTGCCTGCATATGCTGAATATAAGAAATTAATCCGAAGCGATATTGCTGATTTGAAAAATACTGGTGGTCGACATGGGGGTACCATTACTGGCGGATTGTTCGTAGGACATTTTGCTGAAGAAAAACCATGGGTACACCTAGATATAGCTGGAACAGCATTTTTGAACAGTTCTCGCAAATGGGAACCTAAAGGCGCAACAGGTGTAATGGTTAGAACTCTTTACCAATTAATATCTGAAAAAGATTGA
- a CDS encoding peroxiredoxin translates to MAERLVGRQAPNFTMETALGDGSDFGTVSLSDYKGKWLVFFFYPLDFTFVCPTEITALSLAADQFKALNTEILGVSIDSKHTHKAWITTPVESNGLGQLNFPLASDITKSVAADYGVLIEEEGIALRGLFIIDPEGEIKYQVVNHNDVGRSVDETLRVLQALQSGGLCPINWKPGQANLNV, encoded by the coding sequence ATGGCTGAACGTTTGGTAGGTCGTCAAGCACCTAATTTTACAATGGAAACTGCACTTGGTGATGGTTCTGATTTCGGTACTGTTTCACTTTCTGATTACAAAGGTAAATGGTTAGTATTTTTCTTCTACCCACTCGATTTCACTTTTGTATGCCCAACTGAAATTACAGCACTTAGCCTAGCTGCTGATCAATTTAAAGCATTGAACACTGAAATTCTTGGTGTTTCTATCGATAGTAAGCATACTCATAAAGCTTGGATCACTACTCCAGTTGAGAGCAATGGTCTTGGTCAATTGAACTTCCCATTGGCTTCTGACATCACTAAGAGTGTTGCGGCTGACTATGGTGTTCTTATTGAAGAAGAAGGTATTGCTCTTCGTGGTCTATTTATTATCGATCCAGAAGGCGAAATCAAATATCAAGTGGTTAACCACAATGATGTAGGTCGTAGCGTTGATGAAACGCTTCGTGTACTTCAAGCTCTTCAATCTGGTGGTCTTTGCCCAATTAACTGGAAACCAGGACAAGCTAACCTTAACGTATAA
- the leuB gene encoding 3-isopropylmalate dehydrogenase → MSEVKKIAVLGGDGIGPEVVGEALKVLKKTEELFGYKFETEEALFGGIAIDEKGTPLPQETLDLCQASDAVLLGAVGGPKWDSNPGDLRPETGLLGIRKALGLFSNIRPANVFDCLKDASTLKPEVLEGTDLIVVRELTGGIYFGEKFRRETEFGIEAVDTCAYNEMEISRIVRQAFDIAMTRDKRLASVDKANVLESSRLWREVVIKISAEYPEVELEHVLVDNCAMQLLRRPSSFDVIVTENMFGDILSDEAAMLTGSIGMLSSASLGEGSFGLYEPVHGSAPDIAGQGISNPIATILSVALMFRLTFGYHEAAQAIEDAVKEVLDAGHRTGDIAVDKSQAIGTTAMGDLIIAAMKK, encoded by the coding sequence ATGTCTGAAGTTAAAAAAATCGCCGTACTTGGCGGAGATGGAATTGGTCCTGAAGTAGTTGGAGAAGCTTTGAAAGTATTGAAAAAAACAGAAGAACTTTTTGGTTATAAATTTGAAACTGAAGAAGCTCTTTTCGGTGGTATTGCAATCGACGAAAAAGGAACTCCACTTCCACAAGAAACATTGGATCTATGTCAAGCATCAGATGCAGTATTGTTAGGTGCTGTAGGTGGTCCTAAATGGGATAGTAACCCTGGCGATCTGCGTCCTGAAACTGGTCTTCTAGGTATCCGTAAAGCATTAGGTCTATTCTCTAATATTCGACCGGCAAATGTGTTTGACTGCTTAAAAGATGCATCAACTTTGAAACCAGAAGTACTTGAAGGTACTGATCTAATCGTAGTTCGTGAACTTACTGGCGGTATTTACTTCGGAGAGAAATTCCGTCGTGAAACTGAATTTGGTATCGAGGCAGTAGATACTTGTGCATATAATGAGATGGAAATTTCGCGTATTGTTCGTCAAGCGTTCGATATCGCAATGACTCGTGACAAACGTCTTGCATCTGTAGATAAAGCAAACGTTCTTGAATCTTCTCGTCTATGGCGTGAAGTTGTTATCAAAATTTCAGCTGAATATCCAGAAGTTGAACTAGAGCACGTACTTGTTGATAACTGTGCAATGCAGTTACTTCGTCGTCCTTCTAGCTTTGATGTTATCGTAACTGAAAATATGTTTGGTGATATTCTTTCTGATGAAGCAGCGATGCTTACTGGTTCAATTGGAATGCTTTCTTCCGCTTCATTAGGCGAAGGTAGCTTCGGTTTGTACGAGCCGGTACATGGTTCTGCACCTGATATTGCTGGACAAGGTATTTCTAACCCAATCGCAACAATTCTTTCTGTAGCACTTATGTTCCGTCTTACATTCGGTTATCATGAAGCTGCTCAAGCGATTGAGGATGCTGTAAAAGAAGTACTTGATGCTGGTCACCGTACTGGAGATATTGCAGTTGATAAGAGCCAAGCAATTGGAACAACAGCAATGGGCGATCTAATTATCGCTGCGATGAAAAAATAA